One region of Methanobacterium formicicum DSM 3637 genomic DNA includes:
- the carB gene encoding carbamoyl-phosphate synthase large subunit → MPRDKDINKVLIIGSGPIQIGQAAEFDYSGSQACKSLQEEGIETVLVNSNPATIQTDMDMADSVYVEPLTPEIVAQIIRKEKPDAILPTMGGQTGLNVATGLEQIGALEGVKVIGSSVQTIKNVEDRDLFDHFMKELNEPVPKARAVSTLEDAISAVEEIGYPVIVRPAFTLGGTGGGVAHNQQELEKIATRGLDMSYINQVLIDQSVMGWKEFEYEVMRDKNDTCIIVCNMENLDPMGIHTGESIVVAPSQTLSDVDNQRLRNASIKIIRALEIQGGCNIQFAVHPITGEYKVIEVNPRVSRSSALASKATGYPIAKISSKIAVGMTLDEIQNDITKETPASFEPSLDYIITKIPRWPFDKFKGISREIGIQMKSTGEVMAIGRTLEESMHKAIRSLDVGSFGFDTVEFDEEKLKNATDERLFQVYSALKSGMTVEEILEITQIDPFFLHKILNIINWENQLNAQNILEPTVMRKTKKMGFSDHKISQITGLDEPLIRQAREIEGIIPSYKMVDTCAAEFEAKTPYYYGCYEEEDEVTVSDNKKVIIIGAGPIRIGQGIEFDYCCVHAAMALKDTGIETIIINNNPETVSTDYDISSKLYFEPLTLEDVLAIINKEKPYGVIVQFGGQTSINLAVPLAMEGVRILGTPHESIDRVEDRERFTEVLDKLEIPQADYGIAHSFEDAHKVAERIGFPVLVRPSYVLGGRAMQIVYDDNELREYMKEAVRISPEHPILVDKFLEDAIEIDVDALSDGEQVFIGGIMEHIEEAGVHSGDSACVIPPQSLSKDILKIIKDYTTKLALELDVVGLMNIQYAFKMDDEDNPKIYILEANPRASRTVPFVSKAVGVPLAKIAAELMMGKKLKDFGLCDEVKINHVAVKESIFPFIKLPEADSILGPEMKSTGESMGIDENFGVSYYKAQLSAGMELPQKGTIFISVRDADKDKILDIVQKAEELGFKLIATRGTALAVQDHVDIDIIRKISQGSPNIRDAILNKEVAMIINTPSGKQSADDGYYIRRMAVELGIPYVTTLAGARAALNAIENVEKGKIGVKSLKEYHEIA, encoded by the coding sequence ATGCCGCGGGATAAAGATATTAACAAGGTACTAATCATCGGATCAGGCCCCATACAGATTGGTCAGGCCGCTGAATTTGATTATTCGGGCTCTCAAGCCTGTAAATCCCTCCAGGAAGAGGGTATTGAAACCGTACTCGTGAACAGTAACCCAGCCACCATTCAAACCGATATGGACATGGCCGATTCAGTTTACGTGGAACCATTAACTCCTGAAATTGTGGCCCAGATCATTAGAAAAGAAAAACCAGATGCAATTCTTCCTACCATGGGTGGGCAGACTGGTTTGAATGTTGCCACTGGACTGGAACAGATCGGTGCTCTGGAAGGAGTTAAAGTAATTGGATCATCAGTCCAGACTATTAAAAACGTGGAGGACAGGGATCTTTTCGATCATTTCATGAAAGAACTCAATGAACCAGTTCCCAAAGCCAGGGCAGTATCCACTTTAGAAGATGCAATTTCAGCAGTTGAAGAAATAGGATACCCGGTTATTGTCAGACCCGCCTTTACCCTGGGTGGAACTGGTGGAGGAGTGGCCCATAACCAGCAGGAACTGGAAAAGATCGCCACCAGGGGACTGGATATGAGCTACATTAACCAGGTGCTCATTGACCAGTCCGTAATGGGTTGGAAAGAATTTGAGTACGAGGTGATGCGGGATAAAAATGATACCTGTATCATTGTATGTAACATGGAGAACCTGGACCCCATGGGAATTCATACCGGGGAAAGTATTGTGGTGGCCCCTTCACAGACCCTTTCTGATGTGGACAACCAGCGCCTCAGGAATGCTTCCATTAAAATCATACGTGCCCTGGAGATACAGGGTGGTTGTAACATACAATTCGCAGTACACCCCATCACCGGAGAATACAAGGTTATTGAAGTTAATCCCCGGGTGAGCAGGAGCAGTGCCCTGGCTTCCAAGGCCACAGGATACCCAATTGCCAAGATTTCATCCAAGATTGCAGTGGGCATGACACTGGATGAGATTCAGAATGATATCACCAAGGAAACACCGGCATCCTTTGAACCCAGCCTGGATTATATCATTACTAAAATACCTCGCTGGCCATTTGACAAGTTTAAGGGCATCAGCCGCGAGATAGGGATTCAAATGAAATCCACCGGTGAAGTTATGGCCATTGGCCGCACCCTGGAAGAGTCCATGCACAAAGCTATCCGCAGCTTGGATGTGGGAAGCTTCGGGTTTGATACAGTAGAATTTGATGAAGAAAAACTTAAAAACGCCACTGATGAACGTTTATTCCAGGTTTACAGTGCATTAAAATCAGGGATGACTGTTGAAGAGATCCTGGAGATCACCCAGATTGATCCATTCTTCCTTCATAAAATACTGAACATAATTAATTGGGAAAACCAGTTAAATGCTCAAAACATTCTCGAACCAACTGTAATGCGTAAAACCAAAAAAATGGGCTTTTCCGACCATAAAATATCACAGATCACCGGTCTGGATGAACCCCTCATTAGACAGGCTCGGGAAATAGAAGGAATAATTCCATCCTACAAGATGGTTGATACCTGTGCAGCAGAATTCGAAGCCAAAACTCCTTATTATTACGGTTGCTATGAAGAAGAAGATGAAGTTACTGTTTCTGATAATAAAAAGGTTATAATAATTGGTGCCGGTCCTATCCGGATTGGTCAGGGTATTGAATTTGATTACTGTTGTGTTCACGCAGCTATGGCTCTTAAAGATACTGGTATTGAGACCATTATCATTAACAATAACCCTGAAACAGTCAGTACAGATTATGATATCTCCAGTAAACTCTACTTCGAACCACTCACCCTGGAAGATGTTTTAGCCATCATCAATAAGGAAAAACCATACGGAGTGATAGTGCAGTTCGGAGGTCAGACCTCCATTAACCTGGCAGTTCCCCTAGCCATGGAAGGAGTGCGTATCCTGGGAACACCACACGAAAGCATTGATCGGGTTGAAGACAGGGAAAGGTTCACTGAAGTTTTAGATAAGCTGGAAATACCCCAGGCAGATTATGGTATTGCCCATTCCTTTGAGGATGCTCACAAAGTAGCAGAACGGATTGGATTCCCAGTGCTGGTGCGACCTTCTTATGTTCTTGGTGGTCGGGCCATGCAGATAGTCTACGATGATAATGAACTCCGGGAGTACATGAAAGAAGCAGTGCGCATATCACCTGAACATCCTATACTGGTGGATAAATTCCTGGAAGATGCCATTGAGATAGATGTGGATGCATTATCAGATGGAGAACAAGTTTTCATCGGAGGGATAATGGAACACATTGAAGAAGCCGGTGTCCATTCTGGTGACTCTGCCTGCGTTATACCCCCACAAAGTCTTTCTAAAGATATTTTAAAAATCATCAAGGATTACACCACCAAACTGGCACTGGAACTGGATGTTGTGGGACTCATGAACATCCAGTACGCATTTAAAATGGATGATGAGGATAACCCCAAAATTTACATCTTAGAAGCCAACCCCCGGGCCAGCCGAACTGTTCCCTTCGTGAGTAAAGCTGTGGGTGTGCCCCTGGCAAAGATCGCAGCGGAATTAATGATGGGTAAAAAACTCAAAGATTTTGGACTGTGTGATGAAGTGAAAATAAATCATGTGGCGGTTAAAGAATCTATCTTCCCCTTCATAAAACTTCCTGAAGCAGATTCTATACTGGGACCGGAGATGAAATCAACCGGGGAAAGTATGGGAATTGATGAAAACTTCGGAGTGTCTTACTATAAAGCACAGCTTTCAGCAGGCATGGAATTACCCCAGAAAGGTACTATTTTCATTAGTGTTCGTGATGCTGATAAGGACAAAATTCTGGATATTGTGCAAAAAGCCGAAGAGCTTGGTTTTAAACTAATTGCAACCAGAGGAACCGCCCTTGCAGTTCAGGACCATGTGGATATAGATATCATACGCAAGATCAGCCAGGGTTCACCAAATATACGGGATGCCATCCTTAACAAGGAAGTGGCCATGATCATCAACACTCCCTCAGGCAAACAATCCGCAGATGACGGATATTACATCCGGAGGATGGCTGTTGAACTGGGAATACCCTACGTTACCACACTGGCCGGAGCAAGAGCAGCTTTAAATGCCATTGAAAATGTTGAAAAAGGAAAAATTGGAGTTAAATCTCTCAAAGAGTACCATGAAATTGCATAA
- the rimI gene encoding ribosomal protein S18-alanine N-acetyltransferase: MIIREFKRPDLKRVLEIELSSFDDPYPSNVLVDLYNLGAGFLVAQEDNIVVGYIIFWIRFEDEGHIISLAVDQKYYRKKIGSQLVETALEIFKRYNVNSIRLEVRKENREARKFYQKLGFVEKAHLVKYYEDGEDAVVMGKLLEDFD; encoded by the coding sequence ATGATAATAAGAGAATTCAAACGTCCTGACCTTAAAAGAGTCCTGGAAATTGAATTATCCTCCTTTGATGACCCCTATCCATCCAATGTTCTGGTGGATCTTTATAACTTGGGAGCGGGTTTTCTGGTAGCCCAAGAAGATAATATTGTGGTGGGGTATATTATATTTTGGATCAGGTTTGAGGATGAAGGCCATATCATTTCCCTGGCCGTGGATCAAAAATATTATAGAAAGAAAATTGGATCACAACTGGTGGAAACAGCACTTGAAATCTTCAAAAGATATAATGTGAATAGCATTCGCCTGGAAGTACGGAAAGAAAATCGTGAAGCCCGTAAATTCTATCAAAAACTAGGTTTTGTGGAAAAAGCCCATCTAGTAAAATATTATGAAGATGGGGAAGACGCCGTGGTTATGGGCAAATTATTGGAAGACTTTGATTAA
- a CDS encoding calcium-transporting P-type ATPase, PMR1-type: protein MKWKKLSVDETLKTLNSSINGLNSSEAQKRLSEHGKNELVEEKKAGPITIFFGQFKDILILILLIAAVAAYFVGDTLDAIVILIVVIINAVVGFIQEYRAEKAMEKLKGLISAEAVVLRDGQEQKVPAGELTLGDIVLLEEGDNVPADLRIVESYDLLIDESAMTGESLPVEKHPNTISSDEHGSENMAFMETDVASGRGRGVVVETGMDTEIGKIAEMIQGEEEETPLQQKIASLGKTLGLLAVVVCSIVFALEYFQGTPLVETFMTSVSLAVAAVPEGLPAILTLTLALGMQRMAKSNAIVRKLLAVETLGSCNVICTDKTGTLTLNQMTVRDARVTDPEMVYTIAALCNNATQTDDGKLLGDPTDASLLLYANENGYNRKEMEEKNPRLLEIPLDSTRKRMTTVNQIGPDRYILIKGAPEVLLQKCSQIDGEDGVCSIKPEDTENAMKDLQEMTGSALRVLGFAYRKLGPEENLEDKEELEKDLIFAGLVGMMDPPREEARQAIAQAKKAGIRVVMITGDHKDTAVAIAREIGIAEGEIVALTGSDLDKLSDQEFENMVDDVSVYARVFPEQKVRIVETLKKKGHVASMTGDGVNDAPALKKAAIGVAMGSGTDVAKESADMLLQDDNFATIVKAVGEGRTIFDNIRRFVRFQLSTNIGAILTITSASVMGLPIPFNPIQVLWINIIMDGPPAQSLGVEPPEKGVMERPPLKEEIIPRRNLIKIAVAGVVMTVGTLALYYYLLSGGTDLTKAMTMAFTVFVMYQIFNVFNCRSDGGFTNKFFFIAIGASFLLQLGVIYLPFLQGVFRTTALGAFDWVVILLVACTIFISDWLVGKFIK, encoded by the coding sequence ATGAAATGGAAAAAATTAAGCGTAGATGAAACTTTAAAAACCCTCAATTCAAGTATTAATGGGTTAAATAGTTCTGAGGCTCAAAAAAGATTATCAGAACATGGTAAAAACGAACTGGTTGAGGAGAAGAAGGCCGGACCAATCACTATCTTCTTTGGACAGTTCAAAGACATACTCATCCTGATCCTGCTCATTGCCGCAGTTGCAGCATATTTCGTGGGAGACACCCTCGATGCAATTGTAATACTCATTGTGGTTATTATAAACGCAGTGGTTGGATTCATCCAGGAATACCGTGCTGAGAAGGCAATGGAGAAGCTCAAAGGACTCATATCTGCTGAAGCGGTGGTTTTGAGGGATGGTCAGGAGCAGAAAGTACCTGCAGGAGAACTCACCCTGGGGGATATTGTTCTTTTAGAGGAAGGAGATAATGTACCGGCTGATCTCAGGATAGTTGAAAGCTACGACCTTTTGATAGATGAATCAGCCATGACTGGAGAATCATTACCAGTTGAAAAACACCCCAACACCATATCTAGTGATGAACACGGCTCAGAAAACATGGCCTTCATGGAAACTGATGTTGCATCTGGCCGTGGTAGGGGTGTTGTGGTGGAAACTGGTATGGACACCGAGATCGGTAAAATCGCGGAGATGATCCAGGGAGAAGAAGAAGAAACACCCTTACAGCAAAAAATAGCCAGTCTCGGTAAGACTTTAGGATTACTGGCTGTCGTGGTCTGTTCAATTGTTTTCGCACTTGAGTATTTCCAGGGAACACCCCTGGTGGAAACATTCATGACCTCGGTTTCCCTGGCAGTGGCTGCTGTTCCTGAAGGACTCCCTGCAATCTTAACCCTTACACTGGCCCTGGGAATGCAAAGAATGGCTAAAAGCAATGCCATAGTCCGCAAACTCCTGGCAGTGGAAACTTTAGGGTCCTGTAACGTTATATGTACTGATAAAACCGGAACACTAACCCTGAACCAGATGACAGTCCGGGATGCCAGAGTAACTGACCCTGAAATGGTTTACACCATAGCTGCACTCTGTAACAATGCCACTCAGACTGATGATGGTAAATTACTGGGAGATCCCACCGATGCATCACTCTTACTTTATGCTAATGAGAATGGTTACAACCGGAAGGAAATGGAGGAAAAAAATCCAAGATTACTGGAAATACCATTAGACAGTACCCGTAAAAGGATGACCACTGTCAATCAGATAGGCCCGGATAGGTACATCCTGATAAAAGGAGCCCCCGAGGTTTTACTCCAGAAATGTTCCCAAATTGATGGTGAAGATGGAGTATGCTCCATCAAACCAGAAGACACTGAAAATGCAATGAAAGACCTTCAAGAAATGACTGGAAGCGCACTTCGTGTTCTTGGATTTGCCTACCGCAAACTGGGCCCTGAGGAAAACCTGGAAGATAAGGAGGAACTGGAAAAAGACCTTATCTTTGCGGGTCTAGTGGGTATGATGGACCCACCAAGGGAAGAAGCTAGACAAGCCATTGCCCAGGCTAAAAAGGCAGGTATAAGGGTAGTGATGATCACTGGGGACCATAAGGATACTGCAGTAGCCATAGCAAGGGAAATAGGTATTGCTGAAGGTGAAATCGTTGCACTCACCGGCAGTGACCTGGACAAACTCAGTGACCAGGAATTTGAAAATATGGTGGATGATGTCAGTGTATACGCCCGCGTGTTCCCTGAACAGAAGGTTAGAATTGTTGAAACCCTTAAAAAGAAGGGACATGTTGCATCCATGACTGGAGATGGGGTAAACGATGCTCCTGCCCTTAAAAAAGCAGCTATTGGTGTGGCCATGGGAAGTGGTACCGATGTTGCCAAGGAATCTGCGGACATGCTCCTTCAGGATGATAACTTCGCCACCATAGTCAAAGCAGTGGGTGAAGGAAGAACCATATTCGACAACATCCGTCGTTTTGTCCGGTTCCAGCTTTCCACTAACATCGGAGCCATACTCACCATTACGTCAGCCTCTGTAATGGGATTACCAATCCCCTTTAACCCCATACAGGTTTTATGGATAAACATAATAATGGATGGACCTCCTGCCCAATCTCTGGGTGTTGAACCACCAGAAAAGGGTGTTATGGAACGCCCACCCCTCAAGGAAGAGATCATTCCCCGGAGAAACCTCATTAAAATAGCAGTGGCCGGGGTGGTCATGACAGTTGGTACACTGGCACTGTATTATTACCTGTTATCCGGTGGCACAGACTTAACCAAGGCCATGACCATGGCTTTCACCGTCTTTGTAATGTACCAGATATTCAACGTGTTCAACTGCCGGTCTGATGGAGGATTCACCAACAAATTCTTCTTCATAGCAATTGGAGCATCATTCCTGCTGCAATTAGGAGTAATATATCTACCGTTCCTGCAAGGAGTCTTCCGTACCACGGCCCTTGGTGCGTTTGATTGGGTTGTAATCCTACTGGTTGCCTGTACTATATTCATCAGTGACTGGCTGGTTGGAAAGTTCATAAAATGA
- a CDS encoding proteasome-activating nucleotidase: MEKTSQNILKKIEDLKKEIKILKEDNAKTKRNLMWKVRKLEKDKLLIENEKMRLDREVKSLRGEIERFRSPPLVIATVTEVLDEGKVVVKSSTGPHFVIGYSRFLDEKSLEPGARVALNQQTFSIVSVLPSEKDPLVTGMEVEEKPNVSYEKIGGLEEQIVEIKETVELPLKKPELFTKIGIEPPKGVLLYGPPGTGKTLLAKAVAHETNATFIKIVASEFVKKYIGEGARLVRGVFELAKEKAPSIIFIDEIDAIAAKRLKSSTSGDREVQRTLMQLLAEMDGFEGRGDVGIVAATNRPDILDPALLRPGRFDRFIEVPIPNEDGRREILKIHTKKMTLEEDVDIDLISNLSDGASGADLKAICTEAGMFAIREERPIVVMNDFLDAVDKIIGMERDEEIRKEAGVMYG; encoded by the coding sequence ATGGAAAAAACATCCCAAAACATCTTAAAAAAGATAGAAGACCTTAAAAAAGAGATAAAAATCCTGAAAGAGGATAATGCCAAGACTAAAAGAAATCTGATGTGGAAGGTTAGGAAACTTGAAAAAGACAAGCTTCTAATTGAAAACGAGAAGATGCGACTGGACCGAGAAGTAAAATCCCTCCGTGGGGAAATTGAAAGGTTCCGCTCACCACCACTGGTAATTGCCACTGTAACCGAAGTCCTAGATGAAGGTAAGGTAGTGGTGAAAAGCAGTACCGGACCACACTTTGTAATTGGATATTCCCGTTTCTTGGATGAAAAGTCACTGGAACCAGGAGCAAGAGTAGCCCTTAACCAGCAGACATTCAGCATTGTCAGTGTTTTACCATCTGAAAAAGATCCACTCGTAACTGGTATGGAAGTTGAAGAAAAACCAAATGTAAGTTACGAAAAGATAGGCGGACTCGAAGAACAGATCGTGGAGATCAAAGAGACCGTTGAATTACCACTTAAAAAACCAGAACTATTCACCAAAATAGGAATAGAACCACCAAAAGGAGTACTCCTCTATGGACCTCCAGGTACTGGTAAAACCTTACTGGCCAAAGCCGTGGCCCATGAAACCAATGCCACCTTTATAAAAATTGTGGCCTCTGAATTTGTGAAAAAATACATTGGAGAAGGAGCCCGCCTGGTGCGTGGTGTCTTTGAACTGGCCAAGGAAAAAGCCCCCAGCATAATATTCATAGATGAAATAGACGCCATAGCCGCTAAAAGACTCAAAAGTTCCACCAGTGGTGACCGTGAGGTTCAAAGAACCCTCATGCAGCTATTAGCAGAGATGGACGGATTTGAAGGAAGGGGAGACGTGGGAATAGTTGCTGCCACCAACCGACCCGATATCCTGGACCCCGCTCTACTAAGACCCGGAAGATTCGACCGTTTCATCGAAGTACCCATACCCAACGAGGATGGTAGAAGGGAAATACTCAAAATCCACACTAAAAAAATGACCTTAGAAGAAGATGTGGATATAGATCTCATTTCCAACCTCAGTGACGGTGCATCCGGAGCTGATCTTAAAGCAATCTGTACCGAGGCAGGTATGTTCGCCATAAGGGAAGAAAGACCCATTGTGGTTATGAACGACTTCCTGGATGCAGTGGATAAGATCATTGGCATGGAACGTGACGAAGAAATACGAAAAGAAGCTGGAGTGATGTACGGATAA
- a CDS encoding UPF0146 family protein: MEVAVGHFPQVACDLKKHLKVDIIMTDIKPYHDEIILDDIRQPNLKIYKNAGLIYSIRPPEELHPYLEKLSVKTGADLIIKPLSTDSINIKGKMDLVNYKKAVFYKKSLNKGL, translated from the coding sequence GTGGAAGTGGCAGTGGGACACTTTCCGCAGGTTGCATGCGACCTGAAGAAACATCTTAAGGTGGATATCATCATGACTGATATTAAACCTTACCATGATGAGATCATCCTAGATGATATTAGACAACCTAACTTAAAAATATATAAGAATGCTGGACTTATTTATTCCATAAGACCTCCTGAAGAATTACACCCCTACTTGGAGAAGCTTTCAGTAAAAACAGGGGCAGATTTAATAATAAAACCCCTTTCAACGGATTCTATTAACATTAAGGGGAAAATGGATTTAGTTAATTATAAGAAAGCAGTTTTCTATAAAAAATCTTTAAATAAGGGTTTATAA
- the carA gene encoding glutamine-hydrolyzing carbamoyl-phosphate synthase small subunit yields the protein MQKEAKLALEDGTILKGEGFGYQTIKTGEVVFATGMTGYVESLTDPSYKGQILMSTYPLQGNYGVSKEWFQSNGIKAEGYVVKEQNPYPSHSHSENSLSGFLEEYKIPGISNIDTRSLTLKIRKYGALNGALSTEEIDDEELLAMAQNQPGIEYIDLVDKVSVTQPKILGEEYKDRAVVLDCGIKNNSINALLRREIGVVLLPYNTSPQEIMDYEPGALLVSSGPGDPSRVSETIQTVQKLSERLPIFGICLGQQIISMAFGAKIYKMKFGHRGINQPVKDLKSGKVSITSQNHGFTIDHKACEDLPINVTQINLNDGTVEGIEHQELPISSVQYHPEAGPGPHDTDYYFDNFVENLKKY from the coding sequence ATGCAAAAAGAGGCCAAATTAGCTTTAGAGGACGGTACAATATTAAAAGGAGAAGGATTCGGTTACCAAACAATTAAAACAGGAGAAGTGGTTTTTGCCACTGGAATGACCGGTTATGTGGAATCACTTACTGATCCATCCTATAAGGGTCAGATCCTCATGTCCACATATCCTCTGCAGGGTAACTACGGCGTGTCTAAAGAGTGGTTCCAGTCCAATGGAATAAAAGCCGAAGGATATGTAGTTAAGGAACAAAACCCCTATCCATCACACAGCCACTCTGAAAATAGCTTATCCGGTTTTTTAGAGGAATATAAAATTCCAGGAATCAGTAACATTGACACCCGCTCCCTCACCTTGAAGATCAGGAAATACGGGGCTCTTAATGGTGCGCTGTCCACAGAAGAAATTGATGATGAGGAACTCCTGGCCATGGCCCAAAACCAGCCAGGAATTGAATACATTGACCTGGTGGATAAAGTTTCAGTAACCCAGCCCAAAATACTGGGAGAAGAATATAAAGACCGGGCAGTTGTCCTAGACTGTGGAATAAAAAATAACAGTATCAACGCGCTCCTCAGAAGGGAGATTGGTGTTGTTCTGCTTCCTTACAATACTTCACCCCAGGAAATTATGGACTATGAACCCGGAGCTCTCCTGGTTTCAAGTGGACCCGGGGATCCCAGCAGGGTGAGTGAAACCATCCAGACTGTGCAAAAACTTTCTGAGAGACTTCCAATTTTTGGTATCTGCCTGGGACAGCAGATTATTTCCATGGCATTTGGTGCCAAGATTTACAAGATGAAATTCGGACACCGGGGAATAAATCAGCCAGTTAAGGATCTCAAATCAGGTAAAGTTTCCATAACATCCCAGAATCATGGTTTCACCATTGATCACAAAGCTTGTGAAGATTTACCCATAAATGTAACCCAGATAAACCTTAACGATGGCACAGTAGAGGGCATAGAACACCAGGAACTCCCAATATCCAGTGTACAGTACCATCCAGAAGCAGGACCTGGACCACACGACACTGATTATTACTTCGACAACTTCGTGGAAAACCTTAAAAAATATTAA
- a CDS encoding multiprotein bridging factor aMBF1 — translation MRCEICGKKVIGKPVRTKIENSIMLTCNDCSKFGKVQREPPKPQRGPGSRPPAGRRQSFRSQEPTHEVIEDYQNVIRKAREKMGWSREDLGEKIYEKVSVIHRLESGKMVPDLKLARKLERSLKVTLLEKTDQAQMDDLRGAHMQKATIGDIARIKKG, via the coding sequence ATGAGATGTGAGATATGCGGAAAAAAGGTTATTGGAAAGCCAGTTAGAACGAAAATTGAAAATTCTATTATGTTAACATGTAATGATTGTTCAAAATTTGGTAAAGTACAAAGAGAACCCCCAAAACCTCAGAGAGGTCCTGGTAGCAGGCCACCTGCAGGTAGAAGACAATCATTTAGATCTCAGGAACCAACACATGAAGTTATTGAGGATTACCAGAATGTAATCCGGAAAGCTCGTGAGAAAATGGGTTGGTCCAGGGAAGATCTGGGTGAAAAGATATACGAGAAGGTTTCAGTGATACACCGTTTGGAATCAGGGAAGATGGTTCCTGATCTGAAGTTAGCACGGAAACTGGAAAGAAGCTTGAAGGTAACTCTACTTGAAAAAACAGACCAGGCACAAATGGATGATTTACGTGGTGCCCATATGCAAAAAGCCACTATAGGTGATATTGCAAGAATTAAAAAGGGTTAA
- a CDS encoding precorrin-6A/cobalt-precorrin-6A reductase translates to MNVLVMAGTSDARKIISDLSEEERISVLATATTPHGVELAQKSGANKVLEGFFDSEKLTNIIQDNDIELLIDATHPFAAAATQNAIKASNTVNVPYIRFERPETALPDSDLIHHVHSFEDAALIIKEILDQSEYLNHESLNKSEFSKERSFSKSFANGKVLHLAGVNTIHYVTEVISPEFVVARVLPTVYSVKKSLELGIPHDNIIAMEGTFSPSFNGILMEEFQIKVVLTKESGQSGGTMSKIQAAIMGKVPVVIVMRPEIEELNGKLVFNKVELLVAEVISRSHDECQNGLDN, encoded by the coding sequence ATGAATGTGTTGGTAATGGCAGGAACCAGTGATGCCAGGAAGATCATTTCTGATCTTTCAGAAGAGGAAAGGATCAGTGTTCTGGCCACTGCCACCACCCCTCACGGAGTGGAACTGGCACAGAAATCCGGGGCAAATAAAGTTCTGGAAGGATTTTTTGATTCTGAAAAATTGACTAATATTATACAAGATAATGATATTGAACTTTTAATTGATGCCACCCACCCATTTGCAGCAGCAGCTACTCAAAATGCGATAAAAGCTTCAAATACTGTGAATGTACCATATATTCGTTTTGAAAGACCTGAAACTGCACTTCCTGATAGCGATCTTATTCATCATGTTCATTCCTTTGAGGATGCTGCACTTATTATCAAGGAAATACTTGACCAAAGTGAGTATTTAAACCATGAATCTTTAAACAAAAGTGAGTTTTCAAAGGAACGAAGTTTTTCAAAGAGTTTTGCAAATGGTAAAGTTTTACATCTAGCAGGTGTGAACACCATCCATTACGTTACTGAGGTAATTTCCCCAGAATTTGTTGTTGCCCGGGTTCTTCCCACAGTTTATTCTGTAAAAAAATCTCTGGAACTGGGCATACCTCATGATAATATTATTGCCATGGAGGGAACCTTTTCGCCAAGTTTTAATGGTATTCTCATGGAAGAATTCCAGATAAAAGTGGTTTTAACCAAGGAAAGTGGTCAGAGTGGGGGTACCATGTCCAAAATTCAGGCGGCAATTATGGGGAAAGTGCCGGTGGTGATTGTAATGAGGCCAGAAATAGAAGAGTTAAATGGGAAGCTAGTGTTTAATAAGGTTGAGCTTCTTGTTGCTGAGGTCATTTCTAGAAGTCATGATGAGTGTCAGAATGGATTAGATAATTAA